One stretch of Dissulfurimicrobium hydrothermale DNA includes these proteins:
- a CDS encoding phosphoribulokinase — translation MGNNRPILLGVVGDSGTGKTTFTKGIEDTLGPDRVTVICIDDYHRYNRVQRKEKGISALHPECNYIDIMEQHLYCLRRGEPILKPVYNHSTGCFDPPEYIKPKEFVIIEGLLGFYTRRMRDVFDVKLYLDPEKGLRVDWKIARDTQKRGYTRDDVIESLKRREEVSKRYIRPQRVYADIVVSFYRPKGLEKETGSGLNVQLILRPTIRHPDLSRFIDSGLIQEPCCISATLGRDDGLPVDIINITQDIAHKTTRRVMKIVWDHLPGIAMPKTYIGKYHDGNEVKISNPLAIAQLIASYHLMNMKLEER, via the coding sequence ATGGGAAACAATCGCCCAATACTGTTGGGGGTAGTCGGAGACAGCGGCACCGGCAAAACCACCTTTACCAAGGGAATTGAAGACACACTCGGGCCGGACCGGGTAACCGTTATCTGCATAGACGACTATCACAGATACAACAGGGTCCAGCGCAAGGAAAAGGGGATATCGGCCCTGCACCCGGAGTGCAACTATATCGACATCATGGAACAGCACCTGTACTGTCTGCGCCGGGGAGAGCCGATACTGAAGCCGGTTTACAATCATTCCACGGGGTGTTTCGATCCTCCCGAGTATATCAAACCAAAGGAGTTTGTCATCATTGAGGGGTTGCTCGGTTTTTATACCCGGAGGATGCGGGATGTCTTTGACGTGAAGTTGTACCTGGACCCCGAGAAGGGCCTGCGGGTGGACTGGAAGATAGCCCGGGACACCCAGAAACGAGGATATACCCGGGACGATGTGATCGAATCCTTGAAAAGACGGGAGGAGGTTTCAAAAAGATACATTCGTCCACAACGGGTGTACGCGGACATTGTGGTTTCTTTTTACCGTCCCAAGGGACTTGAAAAAGAGACCGGCAGCGGGCTCAACGTGCAGTTGATCCTGCGTCCAACCATCAGGCATCCTGATTTATCCCGGTTTATTGATTCAGGACTCATCCAGGAGCCATGCTGCATATCCGCAACCCTTGGCAGGGATGACGGTCTGCCGGTGGATATTATTAACATAACCCAGGATATTGCCCATAAAACCACTAGACGGGTCATGAAAATTGTCTGGGATCACCTACCCGGCATTGCCATGCCGAAAACCTATATTGGCAAATACCACGATGGGAATGAGGTCAAGATCAGCAATCCCCTGGCCATTGCGCAGCTCATTGCCAGTTATCACCTGATGAATATGAAACTTGAAGAACGGTAA
- the glpX gene encoding class II fructose-bisphosphatase: protein MKETPQHNLGIDLGRVTEAAALTAARWMGKGDKEKGDKAAVDAMRISFDSVDIRGVVVIGEGEKDKAPMLFNGEQVGSGRGPEMDVAVDPVEGTRLLAYGRPNAISVVAAAPRGSMYDPGPAFYMKKLVAPAEARGKLDIKAPVADNLKRVAQALGKDVDDLVVFVLDKERHRKLVQEIRAAGARIQLHTDGDVAGALMAVMPGTGVDLMMGTGGTPEGVLAATAIRIMGGEMQGMLDPQSDAEKKAVLSAGYRLEQVLTTEELIRGDDVFFAATGITGGSFLRGVEFTGKGARTFSMVMRGLTGTIRYIEAHHNLETLMRISAIKYD, encoded by the coding sequence CCTGACAGCTGCCCGCTGGATGGGAAAAGGCGACAAGGAAAAGGGCGACAAGGCCGCGGTAGACGCCATGCGGATCAGCTTTGACTCCGTGGATATCCGTGGGGTGGTGGTCATTGGCGAAGGAGAGAAGGACAAGGCGCCCATGCTCTTCAATGGTGAGCAGGTAGGCTCCGGCCGGGGGCCGGAAATGGACGTGGCCGTGGACCCGGTGGAGGGGACGAGGCTGCTTGCCTATGGCCGTCCCAATGCCATCTCGGTGGTGGCCGCGGCCCCCAGGGGCAGCATGTATGACCCAGGGCCGGCCTTTTACATGAAAAAGCTGGTCGCCCCGGCCGAGGCCAGGGGAAAACTGGACATCAAGGCCCCTGTGGCCGACAACCTGAAAAGGGTGGCACAGGCCCTTGGCAAGGATGTTGATGACCTTGTGGTGTTTGTCCTGGACAAGGAGCGGCACAGGAAGCTTGTCCAGGAGATCAGGGCTGCGGGGGCCCGTATCCAGCTCCACACCGACGGCGACGTGGCCGGGGCGCTCATGGCCGTGATGCCGGGCACCGGCGTTGACCTGATGATGGGCACTGGCGGGACCCCCGAGGGGGTGCTTGCTGCCACGGCCATCAGGATCATGGGGGGAGAGATGCAGGGCATGCTTGATCCCCAGTCGGATGCGGAGAAAAAGGCGGTACTGTCGGCCGGATACCGGCTTGAACAGGTATTGACTACCGAGGAACTCATCAGGGGCGATGACGTGTTCTTTGCCGCCACAGGGATCACCGGCGGCAGCTTTCTCAGGGGGGTGGAATTTACCGGCAAGGGCGCCAGGACGTTTTCCATGGTCATGAGGGGACTCACTGGCACCATCCGGTACATAGAGGCCCATCACAACCTTGAGACGCTCATGCGAATAAGCGCCATCAAATATGACTGA
- a CDS encoding ribulose-bisphosphate carboxylase large subunit: MGTITAEKGVKPYADAYYKPDMEPGDDYILVAFKIRPRKDVDIIEAASAACAESSTGTWTEIDREISGRLPSYVYRVEGDMAYVAYHPDLVEKGSLSNILSSLAGNIFGMKAVDGIRIEDMRFPKEIVKSFPGPVQGIQGVRELLGVYDRPLTGSTIKPKLGLTAKEHAKRCYETLRGGLDTVKDDENLGSQGFNPFDDRVRYTLEMVRKAEAETGERKGYWCNVTAGDTEEMLRRAALVKEHGGRFVMIDFVVAGFTAVASLRKEIERMGGLALHGHRAMHAAYDRVPYHGVDYRVISKWARMIGLDHIHMGTGVGKLEGTRTELAERLEILRERNSKVVNGMRFMQPWEDLKPVFPVASGGLHPGHVPILFDIFGKDAIWAFGGGVHGHPRGSQAGAAAVREAVEGVVAGKSLDQIARQSRELREALAIWAEVKF, from the coding sequence ATGGGCACAATCACAGCGGAAAAAGGCGTAAAACCATACGCGGACGCCTACTACAAGCCGGATATGGAGCCAGGCGACGACTATATTCTGGTCGCCTTCAAGATAAGGCCCAGGAAGGACGTGGATATCATCGAGGCTGCATCGGCCGCATGCGCAGAGTCTTCCACCGGCACCTGGACCGAGATAGATCGAGAGATCTCCGGACGGCTGCCAAGTTATGTGTACCGGGTGGAGGGGGATATGGCCTATGTGGCCTATCATCCGGACCTGGTAGAAAAGGGCAGTCTCTCCAATATCTTGAGCAGCCTGGCCGGCAATATCTTCGGCATGAAGGCGGTTGACGGTATCCGCATCGAGGACATGCGTTTTCCCAAAGAGATCGTCAAGTCCTTTCCCGGCCCGGTCCAGGGCATTCAGGGTGTACGGGAACTCCTCGGCGTCTATGACCGGCCGCTGACCGGCTCCACCATCAAACCTAAGTTGGGACTTACCGCCAAGGAACACGCAAAACGATGCTACGAAACCCTCAGAGGCGGCCTTGACACCGTCAAGGACGATGAAAACCTGGGCAGCCAGGGTTTCAATCCCTTTGATGACCGGGTGAGATACACCCTTGAGATGGTCCGGAAAGCCGAGGCCGAGACCGGGGAAAGGAAGGGGTACTGGTGCAACGTGACCGCCGGCGACACGGAAGAGATGCTGCGCCGGGCGGCCCTGGTCAAAGAACATGGCGGCCGGTTCGTGATGATTGACTTTGTGGTGGCGGGTTTCACTGCAGTAGCCTCCCTGCGAAAGGAAATTGAGCGGATGGGAGGACTCGCCCTGCACGGCCACCGGGCCATGCACGCCGCCTATGACCGGGTTCCATACCATGGCGTGGATTACAGGGTGATCTCCAAGTGGGCCAGGATGATAGGACTGGATCACATCCACATGGGGACCGGGGTTGGCAAGCTCGAGGGCACCAGGACCGAGCTTGCAGAACGGCTTGAGATCCTCAGAGAACGGAACAGCAAGGTGGTGAACGGCATGCGGTTCATGCAGCCCTGGGAAGACCTGAAACCCGTATTTCCAGTGGCGTCAGGGGGGCTTCATCCAGGGCATGTGCCAATACTTTTTGACATCTTCGGCAAGGACGCCATCTGGGCCTTTGGCGGTGGCGTCCACGGACATCCACGCGGAAGCCAGGCTGGGGCCGCCGCTGTCCGTGAAGCTGTTGAAGGGGTCGTGGCCGGCAAGTCGTTGGATCAGATCGCGCGACAGAGCCGGGAACTCAGAGAGGCCCTTGCGATCTGGGCTGAAGTGAAATTTTAA